From a single Thermoleophilia bacterium genomic region:
- the uvrA gene encoding excinuclease ABC subunit UvrA, with translation MTHDIVISGAREHNLKDISLRLPRDRFIVITGLSGSGKSSLAFDTIYAEGQRRYVESLSAYARQFLGQMDKPDVDSIEGLSPAISIDQKTTSRNPRSTVGTVTEIYDYLRLLYARVGHPHCPQCGRPISGQSIQQIVDRVLELPMGTRFSVMAPVVRGRKGEYAKLLEELRADGFTRVAIDGEVRELDTTIELNKTYKHDIAVIVDRLSIKEGLQRRLTDSVETAARLSDGLVEIEIAGGETLTFSEKFACLHCQISLPEIQPRVFSFNSPHGACPVCHGLGSTQEIDPTLVVPDGSLSIAKGALLPYGQLSFGWLEQVIGSIAETFEVDIDAPWDELPQEHRDLFLLGTGKERIPLSYRNYQGKMRHYSSTFPGIVAHLQRRYGETESELVRQKIEEYMSERPCRACGGARLKPTSLAVTVGGLNIARFTVMSVRDALGFLRSLELSDTERLIGGRVIKEIVERLTFLNDVGVGYLTLQRASASLSGGEAQRIRLATQIGSALVGVLYILDEPSIGLHQRDNRRLIETLLRLRDLGNTVIAVEHDEETMRSADHIVDMGPGAGEHGGHVVAEGTPAEVMADPASITGDYLAGRRAIALPTRRRLPLEWFTVRGARMHNLRGIDVSFPVGTFTCVTGVSGSGKSTLVNEIVYKGMASRLNRGSKLRPGEHDSIQGADLLDKVIDIDQSPIGRTPRSNPATYTGVFDHIRELFSLTPESKVRGYRPGRFSFNVKGGRCEVCKGDGQIKIEMHFLPDVYVPCEACAGKRYNRDTLEVRYKSKNIAEVLDLSVEEALDFFSSVPRIARRLQALSDVGLNYIRLGQPATTLSGGEAQRVKLASELSKVATGKTLYILDEPTTGLHFADIERLLEMLQRLVDAGNTVVVIEHNLDVIKSADWIVDLGPEGGEEGGTVVASGSPEDLATQAEVSYTGTFLAKFALAASR, from the coding sequence ATGACTCACGACATCGTCATCTCCGGCGCGCGAGAGCACAACCTCAAGGACATCTCACTCCGTCTGCCACGCGACCGTTTCATCGTCATCACCGGTCTCTCCGGATCGGGCAAGAGTTCACTTGCCTTCGACACGATCTACGCTGAAGGACAGCGGCGGTACGTTGAGTCGCTCTCGGCCTACGCGCGGCAGTTCTTGGGCCAGATGGATAAGCCGGACGTGGACAGCATCGAGGGCCTCAGTCCGGCCATCTCCATCGATCAGAAGACAACGTCGCGCAACCCGAGGTCCACCGTCGGCACCGTGACCGAGATCTACGATTACCTGCGTCTGCTCTACGCCCGCGTCGGCCATCCCCACTGCCCACAGTGCGGGCGACCCATCTCAGGGCAGTCTATACAGCAGATTGTCGATCGCGTCCTTGAGTTGCCCATGGGGACGCGTTTCAGCGTCATGGCGCCAGTGGTGCGCGGACGTAAGGGCGAGTACGCGAAACTGCTGGAGGAACTGCGCGCCGACGGCTTCACGCGAGTGGCCATCGACGGCGAGGTGCGCGAACTCGACACGACCATCGAGCTCAACAAGACGTACAAACACGACATCGCCGTGATCGTCGATCGGCTGTCCATCAAGGAGGGGTTGCAGCGCCGTCTGACTGACTCCGTCGAGACGGCGGCGCGTCTCTCGGATGGCTTGGTCGAGATCGAGATCGCCGGTGGTGAGACGTTGACCTTCAGCGAGAAGTTCGCCTGCCTCCACTGTCAGATCTCACTCCCGGAGATTCAGCCGCGCGTGTTCAGCTTCAACAGTCCGCACGGCGCCTGCCCTGTCTGCCATGGACTGGGGTCCACCCAAGAGATCGATCCCACGCTCGTCGTGCCCGACGGCTCACTGAGCATCGCCAAGGGAGCGCTGCTGCCGTACGGCCAGCTCTCGTTCGGATGGCTGGAGCAGGTGATCGGGTCCATCGCGGAGACATTTGAGGTCGATATCGATGCACCTTGGGATGAACTGCCTCAGGAGCATCGCGACCTCTTCCTCCTCGGCACCGGCAAGGAGCGCATCCCGCTCAGCTATCGCAACTACCAGGGGAAGATGCGCCACTACTCGTCGACCTTTCCCGGCATCGTTGCGCACTTGCAGCGGCGCTATGGCGAGACCGAGTCGGAGCTCGTGCGCCAGAAGATCGAGGAGTACATGTCCGAGCGCCCGTGCCGTGCCTGTGGCGGCGCTCGCCTCAAGCCGACGAGCCTCGCGGTCACGGTCGGCGGGCTCAATATCGCACGCTTCACCGTAATGAGCGTGAGAGACGCGCTCGGGTTCCTCAGATCCCTGGAGCTGAGCGACACCGAGCGCCTCATCGGCGGTCGCGTCATCAAGGAGATCGTCGAGCGGCTCACCTTTCTCAACGATGTCGGTGTCGGCTACCTCACACTACAGCGCGCCTCAGCGAGCCTGTCCGGTGGCGAAGCGCAACGTATTCGCTTAGCCACGCAGATCGGCTCGGCATTGGTCGGTGTGCTCTACATCCTCGATGAGCCGAGCATCGGACTTCATCAGCGCGACAACCGGCGACTCATCGAGACACTCCTGCGCCTCCGCGACCTTGGCAACACGGTGATTGCCGTCGAGCACGACGAAGAGACCATGCGCTCCGCCGACCACATCGTCGACATGGGACCGGGAGCCGGCGAGCACGGCGGCCACGTGGTCGCCGAAGGCACACCGGCAGAAGTCATGGCTGACCCGGCGTCGATTACCGGCGACTACCTCGCCGGACGTCGCGCAATCGCTCTACCGACACGGCGGCGCCTGCCTTTGGAGTGGTTCACCGTGCGTGGCGCCAGAATGCACAACCTGCGCGGCATCGATGTCTCCTTTCCCGTCGGCACCTTCACCTGTGTCACCGGCGTCTCCGGTTCGGGAAAGTCGACGCTCGTGAACGAGATCGTCTACAAAGGCATGGCCAGCCGGCTCAACCGTGGGTCCAAGCTGCGCCCAGGTGAGCACGACAGCATCCAGGGCGCGGATCTCCTCGACAAGGTGATCGACATCGACCAGTCGCCCATCGGTCGCACCCCGCGCTCCAACCCCGCCACCTACACCGGTGTGTTCGACCACATCCGCGAGCTCTTCTCGCTCACCCCGGAGAGCAAAGTACGCGGCTACCGACCGGGGCGCTTCAGCTTCAACGTCAAGGGCGGACGCTGTGAGGTCTGCAAAGGCGACGGCCAGATCAAGATCGAGATGCACTTCCTGCCCGACGTGTACGTGCCATGTGAGGCCTGCGCGGGCAAGCGCTACAACCGCGACACCCTCGAGGTTCGATACAAGAGCAAGAACATCGCCGAGGTGCTCGACCTCAGTGTCGAAGAGGCGCTCGACTTCTTCAGCAGCGTGCCCCGCATCGCGCGGCGCTTGCAGGCGCTGTCCGACGTCGGCCTCAATTACATCCGGCTCGGTCAACCGGCCACGACGCTCAGCGGTGGCGAGGCGCAGCGCGTCAAGCTGGCCAGCGAGCTGAGCAAGGTCGCCACCGGCAAGACGCTCTACATCCTCGACGAACCCACTACCGGCCTACACTTCGCCGACATCGAGCGGCTCCTCGAGATGCTGCAGCGACTCGTGGACGCCGGCAACACAGTCGTCGTCATCGAACACAACCTCGATGTGATCAAGTCGGCCGACTGGATCGTCGACCTCGGACCGGAGGGCGGGGAAGAGGGCGGCACGGTCGTCGCCAGCGGCAGTCCGGAGGATCTGGCGACGCAAGCCGAGGTCTCTTACACGGGCACCTTCTTGGCCAAGTTCGCTCTTGCCGCGTCTCGCTAG
- the uvrC gene encoding excinuclease ABC subunit UvrC: MTVLSKDRSAAITHLRDVVSRMPLEPGVYRFLGEQGEVLYVGKAKALRKRVASYVRDAATLHGRTGEMLAQARDVEWVVTASESEALILEDNFIKEARPPYNLRLRDDKSYPYIEVTVKEEWPRVRFFRGKHVPGNVYFGPYASARRVRETLDVLGRVFPYRKCRGPRPGRPSGSPCLQYFIHRSLAPCDDRTTHAEYMAMIAQVLDVLRGRLGAVECGIQGEMAAAAAAREFEKAAALRDRLAAVRQLRERQTARLEGSDTFDVVGLWQDEPGANVQVFRMRDGAMVDRLAFYVENADGRDRDDVLEEFLLEYYWDGSAVPPEIVAPLQNGEGLATVLSARRGARVNIRAAQRGPKRRLLELAQRNAELAATLEENQLRRRAAPRGAALARLRDALGLERLPLRIACYDISNLGDKHPVGSMVVFEGGVPKRAHYRRFAIRQTTGQDDFAMMREVLLRRFERRHDVAAEDYDESFASLPDLIVVDGSKGQLSAAASASERRRSM, encoded by the coding sequence ATGACCGTGCTGTCGAAAGACCGATCCGCCGCTATCACACACCTTCGCGACGTCGTGTCACGGATGCCGCTCGAGCCGGGCGTATATCGCTTCCTTGGCGAGCAGGGCGAAGTTCTCTATGTGGGCAAGGCGAAGGCCCTGCGCAAACGTGTCGCCTCGTATGTGCGCGACGCCGCCACGCTCCACGGACGAACAGGCGAGATGCTCGCCCAAGCCCGCGATGTCGAATGGGTCGTCACCGCCTCCGAAAGCGAAGCGCTGATCCTTGAGGACAACTTCATCAAAGAGGCGCGGCCGCCATACAACCTGCGCTTGCGCGACGACAAGAGCTATCCCTACATCGAAGTCACGGTGAAAGAGGAATGGCCCCGGGTGCGCTTCTTTCGCGGCAAGCACGTCCCCGGCAACGTGTACTTCGGTCCATACGCGAGCGCGCGCAGGGTACGCGAGACGCTGGATGTGCTCGGCCGCGTCTTCCCCTACCGCAAGTGTCGCGGGCCGCGACCAGGGCGGCCGAGCGGATCGCCGTGTCTGCAGTACTTCATTCACCGCTCTCTCGCTCCGTGCGACGACCGCACGACACACGCTGAGTACATGGCGATGATCGCGCAGGTTCTCGACGTGCTACGTGGCCGTCTCGGTGCCGTGGAGTGCGGCATTCAAGGCGAGATGGCCGCGGCGGCGGCAGCCCGGGAGTTCGAGAAGGCAGCGGCCTTGCGTGATCGTCTCGCGGCCGTCCGCCAGCTGCGCGAGCGACAGACGGCCCGGCTCGAGGGGTCAGATACCTTCGACGTCGTCGGGCTGTGGCAAGACGAGCCCGGAGCGAACGTTCAAGTGTTCCGCATGCGCGACGGAGCCATGGTCGATCGCCTGGCTTTCTACGTGGAGAACGCGGACGGTCGTGATCGCGATGACGTCTTGGAGGAGTTCCTGCTCGAGTACTACTGGGACGGCAGCGCCGTGCCACCGGAGATCGTCGCGCCATTACAGAACGGGGAGGGCCTTGCGACAGTGTTGAGCGCGCGGCGCGGCGCGAGAGTGAACATTCGCGCAGCACAGCGCGGTCCGAAGAGGCGACTCCTCGAGCTCGCCCAGCGCAATGCTGAGCTCGCCGCTACACTCGAGGAGAACCAGTTGCGCCGCCGCGCCGCGCCGCGCGGCGCGGCGCTTGCTCGTCTGCGCGACGCCCTCGGACTCGAGCGACTGCCGCTACGCATTGCGTGCTACGACATCTCCAACCTCGGCGACAAACACCCAGTAGGTTCAATGGTGGTGTTCGAAGGCGGCGTCCCCAAACGCGCACACTACCGCCGCTTCGCGATCCGCCAGACCACCGGTCAGGACGATTTTGCGATGATGCGCGAGGTGCTTCTGCGGCGGTTCGAGCGACGCCACGACGTGGCCGCCGAGGACTACGACGAGAGCTTCGCCAGTCTCCCGGATCTAATCGTCGTCGACGGCAGCAAGGGCCAGCTCTCGGCCGCCGCCAGCGCCTCAGAGCGGCGGAGGTCGATGTAG
- a CDS encoding helix-hairpin-helix domain-containing protein codes for MRGSVFDELPSVGPVRRRRILEHFGSPERFLCASRDELERVPGLPAKVGRDIYAHLHKAG; via the coding sequence GTGCGCGGCTCGGTCTTCGACGAGCTGCCGTCGGTGGGGCCGGTGCGTCGGCGGCGCATTCTCGAGCATTTCGGCAGTCCCGAACGCTTCCTCTGCGCGTCACGCGACGAGCTCGAGCGCGTACCGGGGCTGCCCGCGAAAGTGGGGCGAGACATCTATGCGCATCTACACAAGGCAGGGTGA
- a CDS encoding methylated-DNA--[protein]-cysteine S-methyltransferase, with product MRIYTRQGEAPAMPLGRRLDTYATGFGHGRIWTAGSLPVSVELPEANTPPATSDNPTHWVRLLESYFAGEALAFPLDVDAYAQVAGLSQFECAVMTALARVPYGSVVTYAELAELAGHPRAQRAAGTVMARNRLPIILPCHRVVRSDGTLGEYGSDPRWKQRLLTLEGVRCEGGKVA from the coding sequence ATGCGCATCTACACAAGGCAGGGTGAGGCGCCGGCGATGCCGCTCGGCCGGCGCCTCGATACGTACGCGACGGGCTTTGGCCACGGACGCATCTGGACGGCAGGCAGTTTGCCGGTGTCCGTTGAGCTGCCGGAGGCAAACACGCCACCCGCGACGTCGGACAACCCCACCCACTGGGTGCGCCTCCTGGAAAGCTATTTCGCCGGTGAGGCGCTTGCGTTTCCGCTCGACGTCGACGCCTACGCACAGGTCGCTGGTCTGTCCCAGTTCGAGTGCGCTGTGATGACGGCGTTGGCGCGCGTTCCGTACGGCTCGGTTGTGACGTACGCCGAGCTCGCCGAGCTCGCCGGACACCCGCGCGCCCAGCGAGCCGCCGGCACTGTCATGGCTCGCAACCGTCTGCCGATTATCCTCCCGTGCCATCGAGTGGTGCGTAGCGATGGCACTCTGGGAGAGTACGGCAGCGATCCGCGGTGGAAGCAGCGTCTCCTCACACTGGAAGGCGTGCGCTGCGAAGGGGGGAAAGTCGCATGA
- the rapZ gene encoding RNase adapter RapZ → MTQALQIVIVTGLSGAGKSVAMDAFEDAGWFCIDNLPPELVPTLVDLFRREGSKVDRVAVVSDVRGGEYFSRLEQCLDDLHERAVEYTLVFLEASNEALVRRFKETRRRHPLARSGSVVDGIAKERRLLAGLRERAHVVVDTSDLSVHQLKARLNEDLIQHTRRTNIVFAVVSFGYKYGIPIDADLLFDVRFLPNPYWDKRLRALTGLDTQVSEYVLQSPGTTEYLERLFPLLDFLFPRYAAEGKAHLTIGIGCTGGQHRSVAIAEVIGKRYEKQGFYTIVRHRDITRD, encoded by the coding sequence ATGACGCAAGCGCTCCAGATCGTAATCGTTACCGGTCTCTCCGGAGCAGGCAAGTCGGTAGCCATGGATGCCTTCGAGGATGCCGGATGGTTCTGCATCGACAATCTGCCGCCCGAGTTGGTGCCGACGCTCGTCGATCTCTTTCGTCGCGAAGGGAGCAAAGTCGATCGCGTCGCCGTCGTGAGCGACGTGCGCGGCGGCGAGTACTTCTCGCGCCTGGAGCAATGCCTCGACGATCTCCACGAGCGCGCCGTGGAGTACACGCTCGTCTTCCTAGAGGCGTCGAACGAAGCGCTGGTGCGCCGATTCAAGGAGACGCGTCGCCGTCATCCCCTGGCCCGCAGCGGCAGCGTTGTGGACGGTATCGCCAAGGAACGCCGTCTACTCGCGGGGCTGCGCGAACGCGCCCATGTCGTCGTTGATACGAGCGATCTCTCAGTGCATCAGCTCAAGGCGCGTCTCAACGAGGATCTCATCCAACACACGCGGCGCACCAATATCGTGTTCGCGGTCGTATCGTTTGGCTACAAGTACGGTATCCCGATCGACGCGGATCTCCTCTTCGACGTGCGTTTCCTGCCGAACCCATATTGGGACAAGCGCTTGCGGGCCCTCACCGGCCTCGACACGCAGGTGAGTGAGTACGTCCTCCAATCGCCAGGGACGACCGAGTACCTCGAACGACTCTTTCCGCTGCTCGACTTCCTCTTTCCGCGCTACGCGGCCGAGGGCAAGGCGCATCTCACGATCGGCATTGGCTGCACTGGCGGACAGCACCGTTCGGTGGCGATCGCGGAGGTCATCGGCAAGAGGTACGAGAAACAGGGCTTCTACACCATCGTCCGTCATCGCGACATCACTAGGGACTAG
- a CDS encoding 2-phospho-L-lactate transferase CofD family protein translates to MADDGGSSGLLRRDMGMPPPGDLRLLGGAGRRRVALEPVVPVPLPGQRRSSRSQLHRLFMAALSEVTGDFELAVQESTRVLKVRGRVLPSTLDDVVLHAQFESGDQISGRHNPAAGRAPRRVWVTPASPAALPQAVTAIAKADLIVLGR, encoded by the coding sequence ATGGCCGACGACGGCGGCAGCTCAGGGCTTCTGCGTCGAGACATGGGCATGCCTCCGCCCGGCGACCTGCGCCTGCTTGGTGGCGCTGGCCGACGACGAGTCGCTCTGGAGCCAGTTGTTCCAGTACCGCTTCCCGGACAGCGCCGGTCTTCACGGTCACAGCTTCACCGTCTCTTCATGGCCGCGCTCTCCGAAGTGACCGGTGACTTTGAGCTCGCCGTGCAGGAATCCACCCGCGTGCTCAAGGTCCGCGGCCGGGTTCTGCCCTCGACGCTTGACGACGTCGTGCTCCATGCTCAATTCGAGAGCGGCGATCAGATCAGTGGGAGGCACAATCCCGCGGCAGGGCGCGCACCTCGCCGTGTCTGGGTGACGCCGGCATCGCCGGCAGCGCTTCCTCAGGCCGTTACGGCAATCGCCAAGGCAGACCTGATTGTCCTGGGTCGGTAG
- the whiA gene encoding DNA-binding protein WhiA, with amino-acid sequence MAFTRDVKLDSTSRFRRLILSAAPTLPASSTARGSSRSAPGPLHAARHLEDAGSVPPLLALLEARRLSAPCARSTGPRTVCATRVILGDEPRAIQLLNEAGVVSDDLRLQMRVPRRLIERRCCLEAFVRGLFLGCGSISAPGAEVHIEFTVEDEAFAEQVRELLARLGLEFKLATRARNVACYSKRSQTGADILATMGAHSACLRWEEHAVLGDVRQSANRRANCDAANARRSAAAGERQAAALRKLMNSPAWSTLSAMQQQVGTLRVEYPYLTLTELAGLTHPRLSKSALNHRLRRLLAQADEL; translated from the coding sequence ATGGCTTTCACGCGCGACGTCAAACTCGACTCGACCAGTCGCTTCCGGCGACTGATCCTGTCCGCCGCGCCGACTCTCCCGGCATCCTCTACGGCGCGGGGGTCTTCGAGATCGGCGCCGGGGCCACTACACGCTGCGCGTCACCTTGAAGATGCCGGCAGCGTTCCGCCCCTGTTGGCGCTGCTCGAAGCTCGGCGTCTCAGCGCTCCCTGCGCACGGTCAACGGGCCCCCGCACGGTCTGCGCTACGAGGGTTATCCTCGGCGATGAGCCACGCGCGATCCAACTTCTCAACGAGGCAGGTGTTGTCTCGGACGACCTTCGCCTGCAGATGCGCGTTCCGCGTCGCCTGATCGAACGCCGTTGCTGCCTCGAGGCCTTCGTGCGCGGTCTCTTCCTCGGCTGCGGCTCCATCTCGGCCCCCGGAGCAGAAGTTCACATCGAGTTCACAGTCGAGGATGAAGCGTTTGCCGAACAGGTGCGCGAGCTTCTCGCCCGCCTCGGGCTTGAGTTCAAACTGGCGACACGGGCACGCAATGTGGCCTGCTACAGCAAGCGCTCGCAAACCGGCGCCGACATCCTCGCCACCATGGGCGCGCATTCCGCATGCCTGCGTTGGGAAGAGCACGCAGTCCTCGGCGACGTGCGTCAGAGCGCCAATCGACGGGCCAATTGCGACGCCGCCAACGCTCGTCGTTCTGCGGCGGCCGGAGAGCGACAGGCCGCCGCGCTGCGCAAGCTCATGAACTCGCCCGCCTGGAGCACGCTGTCGGCGATGCAGCAACAAGTGGGAACGCTGCGCGTGGAGTATCCCTACTTGACGCTCACAGAGTTGGCCGGCCTCACGCACCCTCGCCTGAGCAAGTCGGCCCTCAACCATCGCCTGCGGAGGCTGCTCGCGCAGGCCGACGAACTGTGA
- a CDS encoding glyceraldehyde 3-phosphate dehydrogenase NAD-binding domain-containing protein, with amino-acid sequence MHVGLGGQRTLGINGLGRIGKLTLWHHLGHDDFDRIVVNVGREVGTSLESFVQYMVKDSTYGPLHRFLHGQRGVLDVRIVDEEQGLIQAFGKEVVVLRQARNPKDIPWRDHGVALVVECTGKFRDPAAEPDAPGGALRGHTAAGARVVVQSSPYKTPSGVSLPDDAAMLIQGINDYEFDPARHKLVSAASCTTTALAHMMRPLLARDLTKNMITAGMSTVHAVTNSQPVLDAVPKTGATDLRKSRGALGNVIITSTNAAAALERVMPEIAAIGFMADSVRIPTASVSLIVLNVTFQSESRADGSVSVERDTINAIFREAAEGEARGLLKYSDEQNVSADMLGEDAAVVIEGCETHTRTGFVNLRLPTTPGSTEGNVESVRVPLTHVKLCGWYDNEMGSYTHRLGHLTSQLARHL; translated from the coding sequence ATGCACGTGGGCCTTGGAGGGCAGCGAACGCTTGGCATCAACGGACTGGGGCGTATCGGCAAGTTGACGCTCTGGCACCATCTCGGTCACGACGACTTCGATCGCATCGTCGTCAACGTTGGCCGCGAGGTGGGTACGTCTCTCGAGTCGTTTGTGCAGTACATGGTCAAGGACTCTACGTATGGTCCGCTGCATCGCTTTCTGCACGGACAGCGAGGCGTGCTGGATGTGCGCATCGTGGATGAGGAGCAAGGCCTCATCCAAGCCTTCGGCAAGGAGGTCGTCGTCCTGCGCCAGGCTCGCAACCCCAAAGACATCCCCTGGCGCGACCACGGTGTGGCGCTGGTGGTGGAGTGTACCGGCAAGTTCCGCGATCCGGCCGCCGAACCGGATGCCCCCGGCGGTGCCCTGCGTGGGCATACCGCGGCAGGGGCACGAGTGGTCGTGCAGAGCTCTCCCTACAAGACTCCCAGCGGAGTCAGCCTGCCGGACGATGCCGCCATGCTCATCCAGGGCATCAACGACTACGAGTTCGATCCCGCCAGGCACAAGCTCGTCTCGGCTGCATCCTGCACGACCACGGCGCTGGCGCACATGATGCGGCCTCTACTTGCTCGCGATCTCACCAAGAACATGATCACTGCGGGAATGAGCACCGTGCACGCCGTCACCAATTCGCAGCCGGTGCTGGACGCCGTACCGAAGACCGGGGCCACCGACCTGCGCAAGAGCCGCGGGGCCCTCGGCAATGTCATCATCACGTCCACCAACGCCGCCGCGGCGCTGGAACGAGTCATGCCGGAGATTGCCGCAATCGGGTTCATGGCCGACTCCGTCCGCATTCCTACGGCGAGCGTGAGTCTCATCGTGCTCAACGTCACGTTCCAGAGCGAGTCGCGCGCAGACGGCAGCGTGTCGGTGGAGCGCGACACCATCAACGCCATCTTCCGCGAGGCGGCCGAGGGCGAGGCGCGCGGTCTGCTCAAGTACAGCGACGAGCAGAACGTCTCGGCAGACATGCTGGGTGAGGATGCCGCCGTCGTCATCGAGGGTTGCGAGACGCACACCCGGACCGGGTTTGTGAACCTCCGTCTACCGACGACCCCGGGCAGCACGGAGGGCAACGTCGAGTCGGTGCGTGTGCCTCTCACTCACGTCAAGCTTTGCGGCTGGTACGACAACGAGATGGGCAGCTACACGCACCGTCTCGGTCACCTCACCAGCCAGCTGGCTCGACACCTGTAG